Proteins from a single region of Desulfolutivibrio sulfoxidireducens:
- a CDS encoding DUF459 domain-containing protein: MRAPLRLSRITILAAVIGLALVIGCMRAMNQPQARIVPAGLESEAAPLAGYPGAADTRQPDTTSSPPTVPVAVEPDPATFSHMVEPLTARLFTIPEDARTPTLPADRPEPAATTVAALAPSAASPDAPRVPAPGAPVSPAPAAPDTAATGKTVKGPTRTVLVVGDSFAVGIGMTLAESLKPAKDVRLDQKGKTSSGLDNTKFHNWGKTLEGLLQSARPDALVVMVGGNDANNGPGTEVWAESYRHKASDFLSIAAKKGVPVYWVALPPMREEGLNARVKTTNAAMRAACESGGGCRFIDAWDLFTDEKGNFAAEKNIGGKTVKLRAKDGVHFTMAGYRLLSDRILAGFAPNLEVSLNK; encoded by the coding sequence ATGCGCGCACCCTTACGTCTTTCCCGAATCACGATCCTGGCCGCCGTCATCGGCCTGGCCCTGGTCATCGGCTGCATGCGGGCCATGAACCAGCCGCAGGCCCGGATCGTCCCGGCCGGCCTGGAATCCGAGGCCGCTCCCCTGGCGGGATACCCTGGCGCGGCGGATACGCGACAGCCGGACACGACGTCCTCGCCCCCGACGGTCCCCGTGGCGGTCGAGCCTGACCCGGCAACCTTCTCGCACATGGTGGAACCGCTCACGGCCCGGCTCTTCACCATCCCTGAGGACGCCCGGACGCCCACCCTCCCGGCCGACCGGCCCGAACCGGCGGCCACGACGGTCGCGGCGCTGGCCCCATCCGCCGCGAGCCCTGACGCGCCACGGGTCCCCGCCCCCGGGGCCCCGGTTTCACCGGCCCCGGCCGCGCCGGACACGGCGGCCACGGGCAAAACCGTGAAAGGTCCGACCCGAACGGTTCTGGTGGTGGGCGACTCCTTTGCCGTGGGCATCGGCATGACCCTGGCCGAGTCCCTGAAGCCGGCCAAGGACGTCCGCCTGGACCAGAAAGGCAAGACCTCAAGCGGCCTGGACAACACCAAATTCCATAACTGGGGCAAGACCCTGGAGGGTCTGCTCCAGAGCGCCCGGCCCGACGCCCTGGTGGTCATGGTCGGCGGCAATGACGCCAATAACGGCCCGGGCACCGAGGTCTGGGCCGAGAGCTACCGCCACAAGGCATCGGATTTCTTGAGTATCGCCGCGAAGAAAGGGGTCCCCGTGTACTGGGTGGCCCTGCCGCCCATGCGCGAAGAAGGGCTCAACGCCCGGGTCAAGACGACCAACGCGGCCATGCGCGCGGCCTGCGAGTCCGGCGGCGGCTGCCGGTTCATCGATGCCTGGGACCTTTTCACGGATGAGAAGGGCAACTTCGCCGCTGAAAAAAATATCGGCGGGAAGACCGTGAAACTACGGGCCAAGGACGGAGTGCATTTCACCATGGCCGGATACCGGCTGTTAAGCGACCGCATCCTGGCCGGATTCGCCCCGAATCTGGAAGTAAGCCTCAACAAATGA
- a CDS encoding GDSL-type esterase/lipase family protein, which translates to MRLKTWLPAFCIYLTAVVVAGFFNIDKIFLWTEDRIEERHSSTVLRGLRAVREFYRASPAAPLIADADRALAPFFHDTYKSTPASDETLDEAGTQAAGAKGEDPYQAVLKPTVTDLRPMGREELLAALDEAEKRAAPDSVEADMPADPAVPGEPQAASAKPAPSLSDTFLTRRLLEPPHRILVVGDSLAIGLSLSLRRSVNEYEEITLIEEGKVSSGLANPKYFNWEKALRTFVDKYSPSMVVVMMGANDAKYINLNEKPREPGSPNKTWGEVFAMRLEAFLDIPAKRDLPVFWIGLPVMGDPTYARQAQAMNDIVRTECEKYPNCRFLETWDLLCDPEDTYAAFLKNDKGVKIKIRANDKIHFTAAGGDILARSFFDQASRLAVFRPRPEKTAETAAGEASPATTATP; encoded by the coding sequence ATGCGCCTGAAAACCTGGCTTCCCGCCTTTTGCATCTACCTGACGGCCGTTGTCGTGGCGGGATTTTTCAATATCGATAAAATCTTTTTGTGGACCGAGGACCGCATCGAGGAACGCCATTCCTCCACGGTGCTACGCGGCCTGCGGGCCGTGCGCGAGTTCTACAGGGCCTCACCCGCGGCGCCCCTGATCGCGGACGCGGACCGGGCCCTGGCCCCATTTTTCCACGACACCTACAAAAGCACCCCGGCCTCGGACGAGACCCTGGACGAGGCCGGGACCCAGGCCGCCGGGGCGAAGGGCGAAGACCCGTACCAGGCCGTGCTCAAACCGACCGTAACGGACCTCAGGCCCATGGGCCGCGAGGAACTCCTGGCCGCCCTGGACGAGGCCGAAAAGCGCGCCGCGCCGGATTCGGTGGAGGCGGACATGCCCGCTGACCCGGCCGTGCCCGGGGAACCCCAGGCCGCGTCCGCGAAGCCGGCCCCATCCCTGTCCGACACCTTCCTGACCAGACGGCTTCTCGAACCGCCGCACCGGATTCTGGTGGTGGGCGACTCCCTGGCCATCGGCCTGTCCCTGTCGCTTCGCCGTTCGGTAAACGAGTACGAGGAGATCACCCTCATCGAGGAGGGCAAGGTCTCCAGCGGCCTGGCCAATCCAAAGTACTTCAACTGGGAAAAGGCCCTGCGGACCTTTGTGGACAAGTATTCCCCGTCCATGGTGGTGGTCATGATGGGGGCCAACGACGCCAAATACATCAACCTCAATGAAAAGCCCCGGGAGCCCGGCTCCCCGAACAAGACCTGGGGCGAGGTCTTTGCCATGCGCCTGGAGGCCTTCCTGGACATCCCTGCCAAGCGCGATCTGCCCGTCTTCTGGATCGGCCTGCCGGTCATGGGCGACCCCACCTATGCCCGGCAGGCCCAGGCCATGAACGACATCGTTCGCACCGAATGCGAGAAATACCCCAACTGCCGTTTTCTGGAGACCTGGGACCTGTTGTGCGACCCCGAAGATACCTACGCCGCCTTTCTGAAAAACGACAAGGGGGTCAAAATCAAGATCCGGGCCAACGACAAGATCCACTTCACCGCGGCCGGAGGCGACATCCTGGCCAGATCGTTTTTCGATCAGGCCTCACGCCTGGCGGTCTTTCGCCCGAGGCCCGAAAAAACCGCCGAGACAGCGGCTGGCGAGGCCTCGCCGGCCACCACGGCCACACCGTGA
- a CDS encoding GDSL-type esterase/lipase family protein: MKPKKTAVLVVGDSLSVSLADKLESVLDKGGCTLTRLCREGGGLTRPELLDFPARLAELVRRTPPGVVLFMIGANDAMPVINGDATRVPFDSPEWKATYAARAVGLMDMATRANPGAAVFWVGAPPMADRTLNAALRTVNAALREACLAHPPCRFIDTWETFSDSEDAYTPTALDASGMQTPLRTADGVHLTDAGARRLCARVVSETSGILPVPPGKAREDIFSALTNLTPIPQATASPPPDASRLGKHIIKRGETFAAIARKHGLSAEALRRANRGVDPKRLRPGQTLDIPTPDNAP, encoded by the coding sequence ATGAAACCGAAAAAGACCGCGGTGCTGGTGGTCGGGGACTCCCTGTCCGTCAGCCTGGCGGACAAGCTGGAGTCGGTCCTGGACAAGGGCGGCTGTACCCTGACGCGTCTTTGCCGGGAGGGTGGAGGGCTCACCCGGCCCGAGCTTCTGGATTTTCCGGCACGCCTCGCGGAGCTGGTCCGCCGGACCCCACCCGGCGTGGTCCTCTTCATGATCGGGGCCAACGACGCCATGCCCGTGATCAACGGCGACGCCACGCGGGTCCCTTTCGACTCCCCGGAATGGAAGGCCACCTATGCCGCGCGGGCCGTGGGGCTCATGGACATGGCGACCAGGGCCAACCCCGGGGCCGCCGTGTTCTGGGTCGGAGCCCCGCCCATGGCCGACCGAACCCTGAACGCGGCCCTGCGCACGGTCAACGCCGCCCTGCGCGAGGCCTGCCTGGCGCACCCGCCCTGTCGGTTCATCGACACCTGGGAGACTTTTTCCGATTCCGAGGACGCCTATACCCCGACGGCCCTGGACGCCTCGGGGATGCAGACGCCGCTACGCACCGCCGACGGCGTGCACCTGACCGACGCCGGGGCCAGGCGTCTGTGCGCCCGGGTGGTTTCGGAGACCTCCGGGATCTTGCCCGTGCCGCCCGGAAAGGCCCGGGAGGATATCTTCTCGGCCCTGACGAACCTGACCCCCATTCCCCAGGCCACGGCCTCGCCGCCGCCCGACGCATCCCGCCTGGGCAAACACATTATCAAGCGCGGGGAGACCTTCGCGGCCATCGCCAGGAAACACGGCCTTTCGGCTGAGGCCCTGCGCCGGGCCAACCGGGGCGTCGATCCAAAAAGACTGCGCCCGGGCCAGACCCTGGACATCCCCACGCCCGACAACGCCCCCTGA